One window from the genome of Breoghania sp. L-A4 encodes:
- a CDS encoding F0F1 ATP synthase subunit delta, with protein MTDNVSQVSGVATRYASALFDLAREEKAVEATEADISRLEAMLNESSDLMRLVRSPVFGTDDQVGAMKAVLGKAGIGGLVANFVFLVADNRRLFALPSMLASFHALAAADRGEVTADVVSAQPLSDANLAALKKALKASTGKDVKINPTVDPALIGGLVVKVGSRMIDTSLRTKLNSLNHSMKEVG; from the coding sequence GTGACAGACAACGTATCCCAAGTCTCAGGTGTCGCGACCCGATACGCCTCTGCGCTTTTCGACCTCGCCCGCGAGGAAAAGGCGGTCGAGGCGACGGAGGCCGACATCTCTCGTCTTGAGGCGATGCTGAACGAAAGCTCGGATCTGATGCGCCTCGTGCGCAGCCCTGTTTTCGGCACCGATGATCAGGTTGGCGCGATGAAGGCCGTGCTCGGGAAAGCCGGTATCGGCGGTCTCGTTGCCAACTTTGTCTTCCTGGTGGCGGACAATCGCCGTCTGTTCGCGCTTCCCTCGATGCTCGCAAGCTTTCATGCGCTCGCCGCCGCCGATCGCGGCGAAGTGACTGCCGATGTCGTGTCGGCACAGCCCTTGTCCGATGCCAATCTGGCCGCCCTGAAAAAGGCGCTCAAGGCATCCACCGGCAAGGACGTGAAAATCAATCCGACCGTCGATCCTGCGTTGATCGGTGGTCTCGTCGTCAAGGTCGGCAGCCGTATGATCGATACGTCGCTGCGGACCAAGCTCAATTCTCTCAATCACTCGATGAAAGAGGTCGGCTGA
- the atpA gene encoding F0F1 ATP synthase subunit alpha, which yields MDIRAAEISAILKDQIKNFGKEAEVSEVGQVLSVGDGIARVYGLDNVQAGEMVEFPGGVQGMALNLETDNVGVVLFGDDRGIKEGDTVKRTGAIVDVPVGRGLLGRVVDGLGNPIDGKGPIESSERRRVDVKAPGILPRKSVHEPMSTGLKAIDALIPIGRGQRELIIGDRQTGKTAVILDTFLNQKALHAGDDEDAKLYCIYVAIGQKRSTVAQFVKALEEAGALEYSIIVAATASDPAPMQYLAPFTGCAMGEFFRDNSAHAVIAYDDLSKQAVAYRQMSLLLRRPPGREAYPGDVFYLHSRLLERSAKLNDSLGAGSLTALPVIETQANDVSAYIPTNVISITDGQIFLETDLFFQGIRPAVNVGLSVSRVGSSAQIKAMKQVAGPIKGELAQYREMAAFAQFGSDLDATTQRLLNRGARLTELLKQPQFSPLKTEEQVAVIYAGVNGYLDTIPVNKVGDFEQGLLLNLRGEHADLLAEIWEKKALNDDLTGRLKAAVEAFAKTFAA from the coding sequence ATGGATATTCGGGCCGCGGAAATCTCCGCCATCCTCAAGGACCAGATCAAGAATTTCGGCAAGGAAGCCGAAGTTTCCGAGGTAGGTCAGGTGCTCTCCGTCGGTGACGGTATTGCGCGCGTTTACGGACTGGACAATGTCCAGGCCGGTGAAATGGTCGAATTCCCTGGCGGCGTCCAGGGCATGGCGCTGAACCTCGAGACCGACAACGTCGGTGTCGTGCTGTTCGGTGACGATCGGGGCATCAAGGAAGGCGACACGGTCAAGCGGACCGGCGCCATCGTGGACGTTCCCGTCGGCAGGGGTCTTCTGGGCCGCGTCGTTGACGGCCTCGGCAACCCGATCGACGGCAAGGGCCCGATCGAGTCGTCCGAACGCCGTCGCGTGGACGTCAAGGCGCCGGGCATTCTGCCGCGCAAGTCGGTTCATGAGCCGATGTCGACCGGCCTGAAGGCCATCGATGCGCTGATCCCGATCGGCCGTGGACAGCGCGAGCTGATCATCGGCGATCGCCAGACCGGCAAGACCGCCGTCATCCTGGACACGTTCCTCAACCAGAAAGCGCTGCACGCCGGCGACGACGAAGATGCCAAGCTCTATTGCATCTATGTCGCCATCGGCCAGAAGCGCTCCACGGTTGCGCAGTTCGTGAAGGCCCTGGAAGAAGCCGGCGCGCTCGAGTATTCGATCATCGTCGCCGCCACGGCTTCCGATCCGGCCCCGATGCAGTACCTGGCGCCGTTCACCGGCTGCGCCATGGGCGAATTCTTCCGCGACAACTCGGCTCACGCCGTGATCGCGTATGACGATCTCTCCAAGCAGGCCGTGGCCTATCGCCAGATGTCCCTGCTGCTGCGCCGCCCGCCGGGCCGCGAAGCCTATCCGGGCGACGTCTTCTATCTGCACTCGCGCCTTCTGGAGCGTTCGGCCAAGCTTAACGATTCGCTGGGCGCTGGCTCGCTGACGGCTCTGCCGGTCATCGAGACGCAAGCCAACGACGTCTCCGCCTACATCCCGACCAACGTGATCTCGATCACCGACGGCCAGATCTTCCTGGAGACGGATCTGTTCTTCCAGGGCATCCGGCCGGCGGTGAACGTCGGTCTGTCGGTGTCGCGTGTGGGCTCGTCGGCTCAGATCAAGGCGATGAAGCAGGTTGCCGGCCCGATCAAGGGCGAACTGGCCCAGTACCGCGAAATGGCGGCCTTTGCCCAGTTCGGCTCCGACCTCGACGCCACGACCCAGCGTCTGCTGAACCGCGGTGCGCGACTGACCGAGCTGCTCAAGCAGCCGCAGTTCTCGCCGCTGAAGACCGAAGAGCAGGTTGCCGTCATTTATGCCGGCGTGAACGGTTACCTCGACACCATCCCCGTCAACAAGGTGGGTGATTTCGAGCAGGGACTGCTTCTCAACCTGCGTGGCGAACACGCTGATCTCCTGGCTGAAATCTGGGAGAAGAAAGCGTTGAACGATGACCTCACGGGCCGGCTCAAGGCCGCCGTCGAGGCATTCGCCAAGACCTTTGCTGCGTGA
- a CDS encoding F0F1 ATP synthase subunit gamma, with translation MPSLKDLRNRIASVKATQKITKAMQMVAAAKLRRAQEAAVAARPYAERMDAVLANLAGAFDGRDDAHKLMVGTGNDQVHLLVVCTAERGLCGGFNSSIAKLAREHARKLLAQGKEVKILCVGKKGFDALKRDMGKYVIDTVDLRSVKNLRFGDADAIGKRVLAMFDEGAFDVCTLFYARFQSVISQVPTVQQIVPADIAAGPGAADLDGAIYDYEPEEGEILNDLLPRNISVQIFRALLENAASEQGARMSAMDNATRNAGEMIDKLTMSYNRQRQAQITKELIEIISGAEAL, from the coding sequence ATGCCGAGCCTGAAGGACTTACGAAATCGCATCGCCTCCGTGAAGGCGACGCAAAAGATCACCAAAGCCATGCAAATGGTGGCGGCAGCGAAACTGCGCCGTGCGCAGGAAGCCGCCGTCGCCGCCCGGCCCTATGCCGAGCGCATGGATGCGGTGCTCGCCAATCTCGCCGGGGCTTTTGATGGCCGCGACGACGCCCACAAGCTGATGGTCGGAACAGGCAACGACCAGGTTCACCTGCTCGTTGTCTGTACCGCCGAACGCGGGCTGTGCGGTGGCTTCAACTCGTCGATCGCCAAGCTGGCGCGCGAACATGCGCGCAAGCTTCTCGCTCAGGGCAAAGAGGTCAAGATCCTCTGCGTCGGCAAGAAGGGCTTCGACGCGCTGAAACGCGATATGGGCAAATACGTGATCGATACGGTCGATCTTCGCAGTGTCAAGAATCTGCGCTTTGGCGACGCGGACGCGATCGGCAAGCGTGTTCTGGCGATGTTCGACGAAGGCGCCTTCGACGTCTGCACTCTGTTCTACGCGCGCTTCCAGTCGGTGATCAGCCAGGTCCCGACGGTCCAGCAGATCGTTCCGGCCGATATCGCGGCCGGTCCGGGAGCTGCCGACCTGGATGGCGCGATCTATGACTATGAACCGGAAGAAGGCGAGATCCTGAACGATCTGCTGCCCCGCAACATTTCGGTTCAGATCTTCAGGGCGCTCCTTGAAAACGCCGCTTCGGAGCAGGGCGCGCGCATGTCCGCGATGGACAATGCGACACGCAATGCCGGTGAGATGATCGACAAGCTGACGATGAGCTACAATCGCCAGCGTCAGGCTCAGATCACCAAGGAGCTGATCGAAATTATCTCGGGCGCGGAAGCGCTCTGA
- a CDS encoding F0F1 ATP synthase subunit epsilon gives MAEAFQFELVSPERLLISEAVEEVVVPGSDGDFGVLAHHAPLMSTIRPGFIEVKHTDGSASKIFVQGGFADTGPNGLTILAERAVPAEDLKADVIAAEIKDAEEDLADASDDAARTAAQHKIGQLKEVQAALATL, from the coding sequence ATGGCGGAAGCCTTTCAGTTCGAACTTGTCTCTCCGGAGCGCCTTCTGATCTCAGAGGCGGTCGAAGAGGTCGTCGTTCCCGGCTCCGACGGTGATTTCGGCGTGCTGGCGCATCACGCGCCGCTTATGTCGACGATCCGTCCGGGATTCATCGAGGTAAAGCACACGGACGGATCCGCGTCGAAGATCTTCGTGCAGGGCGGCTTTGCCGACACCGGCCCGAATGGCCTGACGATCCTGGCCGAGCGTGCCGTTCCAGCGGAAGATCTCAAGGCCGACGTGATCGCAGCCGAGATCAAGGACGCAGAGGAAGACCTGGCGGACGCCTCCGACGATGCGGCGCGCACGGCTGCGCAGCACAAGATCGGCCAGCTCAAGGAAGTCCAGGCGGCGCTCGCGACGCTCTGA
- a CDS encoding OmpA family protein, producing MKPSRHSRRTGAARACTASVALVVLFLIAGCASVDSIAVIPDVTNAPAQGFEKVASGSEQDFILHVGRRTYFTEKSAELDDTAKRTLDAQARWLQGHPRWFVKLQGHADDPGNEDANREISQRRAEAVMSYLISQGVPQSRLWAKGYGRERLVRNCADIECKAQNRRVVSNLRLQKDESAPDWGSRRIQY from the coding sequence ATGAAGCCGAGCCGACACTCCAGGCGGACAGGCGCCGCACGTGCCTGCACCGCGTCTGTGGCGCTGGTCGTCCTGTTTCTTATCGCGGGCTGCGCCAGCGTGGACAGCATCGCGGTGATCCCCGACGTGACCAACGCGCCGGCGCAGGGATTCGAGAAGGTGGCTTCCGGCAGCGAGCAGGATTTCATCCTGCACGTGGGCCGGCGCACCTATTTCACCGAGAAGTCGGCGGAGCTTGACGACACCGCGAAACGCACGCTCGACGCGCAGGCGCGCTGGCTGCAGGGTCACCCGCGCTGGTTCGTCAAGCTGCAGGGCCATGCCGACGATCCCGGCAACGAGGATGCCAACCGCGAGATCTCGCAACGGCGCGCCGAAGCCGTGATGAGCTATCTGATCTCCCAAGGCGTGCCGCAGAGTCGCCTTTGGGCGAAGGGCTACGGCCGCGAGCGTCTGGTGCGCAACTGCGCGGATATCGAGTGCAAGGCACAGAACAGGCGGGTCGTTTCCAACCTCCGGCTGCAGAAGGACGAGTCTGCGCCGGATTGGGGCAGCCGGCGCATCCAGTATTAA
- a CDS encoding L,D-transpeptidase, producing MLLTRRKILEAGGALLAGAALSQSALANTASKWFAGAADDAGFIYRLTNFKVIKPQWRRQMVKYFSPEPPGTVVVDTRNHFLYWIWENNTALRYGVGVGREGFQWFGHARIDRKALWPRWVPPPEMLERSPDLPKLVEGGSPENPLGPRALYLYRDGRDLGYRLHGTLEPWSIGNDVSSGCIRMFPEDVVDLYQRCPIGTRVLVLEHLGGSTANVSAG from the coding sequence ATGTTGCTGACGCGCAGAAAGATTCTGGAGGCAGGCGGCGCCTTGCTCGCCGGCGCAGCATTGTCGCAATCCGCATTGGCGAACACCGCATCCAAATGGTTCGCCGGAGCAGCGGATGACGCGGGATTTATCTACCGGCTGACGAATTTCAAGGTGATCAAGCCGCAGTGGCGGCGGCAGATGGTGAAATATTTCTCGCCGGAACCGCCGGGAACGGTGGTCGTCGATACCCGCAATCATTTCCTCTACTGGATCTGGGAAAACAACACCGCGCTGCGTTATGGGGTTGGCGTCGGACGCGAAGGTTTCCAGTGGTTCGGACACGCCCGCATCGACCGCAAGGCCCTGTGGCCGCGCTGGGTGCCGCCGCCGGAAATGCTGGAACGCAGCCCTGACCTGCCCAAGCTTGTTGAAGGCGGTTCGCCCGAAAATCCGCTGGGACCGCGCGCGTTGTATCTCTACCGGGACGGACGCGACCTGGGATACCGGCTGCACGGCACGCTGGAACCCTGGAGCATCGGTAACGATGTCTCGTCGGGCTGCATCCGCATGTTCCCCGAGGACGTTGTCGATCTGTACCAGCGCTGCCCGATCGGCACGCGCGTTCTGGTGCTCGAGCATCTGGGCGGCTCCACCGCCAATGTCAGCGCCGGCTGA
- a CDS encoding molybdopterin-binding/glycosyltransferase family 2 protein — protein MTFGERPLRDCLNGILAHSFKTDGLALRKGTRLTAEHIARLQAASVGSLTVAMLEASDVPEDEAARRIAAAIGGDTVEVERAFTGRANLFAAKAGVLCVDSAAIDALNRIDPAITFACLPQHAAVEAGRMVGTVKIIPYGVAGDLVERALETVGKQQDGLSLLRVAPYRPLKTAIISTTLPSLKPKTIDKTLSVTRDRLKPAGAEIVADLRVPHTAEATAAALREAKAGGAELLIVFGASANVDRGDVVPSAIEAAGGHVTHFGMPVDPGNLLVLGDLDGTPVIGAPGCARSPRENGFDWVLQRTLAGLEVSAADLTGMGVGGLLMEIVSRPQPREEAPRATAAPRPDVAAIVLAAGRSTRMGGPNKLLATIGGEPLVRIAARAALESRAGPVTVVTGHMRDQVEAALEDLDVRFVHNEDYREGLSTSLKTGIKALPASADAAIVLLADMPRITPQTIDRLVAAYDPAAGALIVVPTVKGKRGNPVLWSRRYFDALLAIKGDVGARHLIGDNPEAVVEIELDDTIRLDLDTPQALEAAGGVLPNA, from the coding sequence GTGACGTTCGGCGAACGCCCGTTGCGCGACTGCCTTAACGGCATTCTCGCCCATTCCTTCAAGACCGACGGCCTCGCGCTCAGGAAGGGCACGCGGCTGACGGCGGAGCACATCGCGCGCCTGCAAGCGGCCTCCGTCGGGTCCCTGACGGTGGCCATGCTGGAGGCGAGTGATGTGCCCGAGGACGAGGCCGCGCGGCGCATCGCGGCGGCGATCGGCGGCGATACCGTAGAGGTCGAACGCGCCTTCACCGGCCGCGCCAACCTGTTTGCCGCCAAAGCCGGCGTCCTCTGCGTCGACAGCGCCGCCATCGACGCGCTCAACCGCATCGATCCGGCGATCACCTTCGCCTGCCTGCCGCAGCATGCCGCCGTCGAGGCGGGGCGGATGGTCGGCACGGTCAAGATCATTCCCTATGGCGTCGCGGGGGATCTGGTGGAGCGGGCACTGGAGACGGTCGGCAAACAGCAGGACGGGCTATCGCTGCTCCGCGTCGCGCCCTACCGTCCGCTGAAGACCGCCATCATCTCGACGACGCTTCCCAGCCTGAAACCGAAGACCATCGACAAGACGCTGAGCGTCACGCGGGACCGGCTCAAGCCCGCCGGCGCGGAGATCGTGGCGGACCTGCGCGTGCCGCACACGGCGGAGGCAACGGCCGCCGCGCTGCGCGAGGCCAAGGCCGGCGGCGCGGAACTGCTGATCGTCTTCGGGGCGTCGGCCAACGTGGATCGCGGCGATGTGGTGCCCTCGGCCATCGAAGCGGCGGGAGGACACGTCACGCACTTCGGCATGCCGGTGGATCCGGGCAATCTGCTGGTGCTGGGCGATCTGGACGGCACGCCGGTCATCGGCGCGCCAGGATGCGCCCGCAGCCCGCGTGAAAACGGCTTTGACTGGGTGCTGCAGAGAACGCTCGCCGGCCTCGAGGTCAGCGCCGCCGATCTGACCGGCATGGGTGTCGGAGGATTGCTGATGGAAATCGTCTCCCGCCCGCAGCCGCGCGAAGAGGCTCCGCGTGCAACCGCGGCCCCGCGCCCCGACGTTGCGGCCATTGTCCTGGCGGCGGGCCGCTCCACCCGCATGGGCGGGCCCAACAAGCTTCTGGCGACCATCGGCGGCGAACCGCTGGTGCGCATCGCCGCGCGCGCGGCGCTCGAATCGCGCGCCGGACCCGTGACCGTGGTGACGGGGCACATGCGCGATCAGGTGGAAGCGGCGCTTGAGGACCTCGATGTACGCTTCGTGCACAACGAAGACTATCGCGAAGGCCTGTCGACGTCCCTGAAGACCGGTATCAAGGCCCTGCCCGCCTCCGCCGACGCGGCGATCGTGCTGCTCGCCGACATGCCGCGCATCACGCCGCAAACCATCGACCGGCTGGTTGCCGCCTACGACCCGGCCGCAGGCGCACTCATCGTGGTGCCCACGGTGAAGGGCAAACGCGGCAATCCGGTGCTCTGGTCACGCCGCTACTTCGACGCCCTGCTGGCGATCAAGGGCGACGTCGGCGCGCGGCATCTGATCGGCGACAATCCTGAAGCCGTCGTCGAGATCGAACTCGACGACACGATCCGGCTGGATCTGGACACGCCGCAGGCGCTCGAGGCCGCCGGAGGGGTTCTCCCAAACGCTTGA
- a CDS encoding XdhC family protein gives MQLALLEQLNAERAARRGCILITDVTTGAQRLVREADPWADDPLHEELDRRFRSGKSGMIEDAADNRLFLGVEVPPPRILVIGAVHISQALAPIAAIAGFDVTIIDPRTAFATPERFPGTPLFAQWPDEVLGAEVTLDRYTALVAVTHDPKIDDFPLKSALEADCFYVGALGSRKTHATRVERLKDGLSSEQIDRIHAPIGLDIGAASPAEIAVAVMAQIIEDLRKSGRASAGVAREAAA, from the coding sequence ATGCAGCTTGCGCTTCTCGAACAGCTCAATGCGGAACGCGCCGCGCGCCGCGGCTGCATTCTCATCACCGATGTGACGACCGGCGCGCAACGCCTGGTGCGCGAGGCCGATCCGTGGGCCGACGACCCGCTGCACGAGGAACTGGACCGACGCTTCCGCTCCGGCAAATCCGGCATGATCGAGGACGCGGCCGACAACCGGCTGTTCCTTGGCGTGGAAGTGCCGCCGCCGCGCATCCTGGTAATCGGCGCGGTGCATATCTCACAGGCGCTGGCGCCGATCGCCGCGATCGCCGGCTTCGACGTCACCATCATCGATCCGCGCACCGCGTTTGCCACACCCGAACGTTTCCCCGGCACGCCGCTGTTTGCGCAATGGCCGGACGAAGTGCTGGGGGCGGAGGTGACGCTCGACCGCTACACGGCGCTCGTCGCCGTCACCCATGATCCCAAGATCGACGATTTTCCCTTAAAAAGCGCGCTGGAAGCCGATTGCTTCTATGTCGGTGCGCTCGGCAGCCGCAAGACGCATGCGACTCGAGTCGAGCGGCTGAAGGACGGGCTGTCGAGCGAGCAGATCGATCGCATCCATGCTCCGATCGGCCTCGACATCGGCGCCGCCAGCCCGGCCGAAATCGCCGTCGCGGTCATGGCGCAGATCATCGAGGACCTGCGCAAGAGCGGCCGCGCCTCGGCGGGCGTTGCGCGCGAGGCGGCCGCGTGA
- a CDS encoding XdhC family protein, producing the protein MSEAPGEAIDTHDVLLTAQDWRKAGREVALATVMETWGSAPRPTGSHLVIDGEGNFEGSVSGGCVEGAVVGEAIDVIESGAAKMLEFGVADETAWRVGLSCGGRIRVYVEKVA; encoded by the coding sequence ATGAGCGAGGCCCCGGGCGAAGCAATCGACACGCACGACGTGCTGTTGACGGCGCAGGATTGGCGCAAGGCCGGACGCGAGGTGGCGCTGGCCACAGTGATGGAGACCTGGGGCTCCGCGCCGCGTCCCACCGGCAGCCATCTGGTGATCGACGGCGAAGGCAATTTCGAAGGTTCCGTGTCCGGCGGCTGCGTCGAGGGCGCGGTGGTCGGCGAGGCCATCGACGTCATCGAAAGCGGCGCGGCGAAAATGCTGGAATTCGGCGTCGCCGACGAGACCGCATGGCGGGTCGGACTGTCCTGCGGCGGGCGCATCCGCGTCTACGTCGAGAAGGTGGCCTGA
- a CDS encoding iron-containing alcohol dehydrogenase, with translation MNLVANWSYPTAIRFGAGRIKELGEACRAAGMRKPLLVTDKGLAGLPITQAALDLLDAEGLGRAMFSEVDPNPNEINLAAGIDVYKAGGHDGVIAFGGGSGLDLGKLVAFMAGQTRPVWDFEDIGDWWTRADASAIAPIVAVPTTAGTGSEVGRAGVLTNSDTHVKKIIFHPKLLPAVVICDPELTVGMPMAITAGTGMDAFAHCLEAYSSPFYHPMSQGIALEGMRLVKDYLPRAFADGSDIEARAQMMSAAAMGATAFQKGLGAVHALSHPIGALYNTHHGTTNAIVIPPVLTFNRPAIEQRIERAAAYLDIKGGFDGFYAYVEQLNAELGIPKKLGDIGVGTDKIDAMAAMAIEDPSAGGNPVELTLEAAKALFIASI, from the coding sequence ATGAATCTCGTCGCCAACTGGAGCTATCCGACCGCCATCCGCTTCGGCGCGGGCCGGATCAAGGAACTGGGCGAAGCCTGTCGCGCCGCCGGCATGCGCAAGCCGCTGCTGGTCACCGACAAGGGGCTGGCGGGGCTGCCGATCACCCAGGCAGCATTGGACCTGCTCGACGCCGAAGGTCTCGGCCGGGCGATGTTCTCCGAGGTCGATCCCAACCCCAACGAGATCAACCTCGCAGCGGGCATCGACGTCTACAAGGCCGGTGGCCACGACGGCGTCATCGCCTTCGGCGGCGGCTCGGGCCTGGATCTGGGCAAGCTGGTCGCCTTCATGGCCGGCCAGACCCGTCCCGTCTGGGACTTCGAGGACATCGGCGACTGGTGGACCCGCGCCGACGCCTCGGCGATCGCGCCCATCGTCGCGGTGCCAACGACCGCCGGCACGGGTTCGGAAGTCGGCCGCGCGGGCGTGCTGACCAACTCCGACACCCATGTGAAGAAGATCATCTTCCATCCCAAGCTGCTGCCCGCCGTCGTCATCTGCGATCCGGAACTGACCGTCGGCATGCCAATGGCAATCACCGCAGGCACCGGCATGGACGCCTTCGCCCATTGCCTGGAAGCCTATTCCAGCCCGTTCTATCATCCGATGAGCCAGGGCATCGCCCTGGAAGGCATGCGTCTGGTGAAGGATTATCTGCCGCGCGCCTTCGCCGACGGCTCCGACATCGAGGCCCGGGCGCAGATGATGTCGGCCGCCGCCATGGGCGCCACCGCGTTCCAGAAGGGTCTTGGCGCCGTGCACGCGCTCTCGCACCCCATCGGCGCGCTCTACAACACCCACCACGGCACCACCAACGCCATCGTCATCCCGCCGGTGCTGACCTTCAACCGCCCCGCGATCGAGCAGCGCATCGAGCGAGCCGCCGCCTACCTGGACATAAAAGGCGGCTTTGACGGCTTCTATGCCTATGTGGAACAGCTCAACGCGGAGCTGGGCATTCCGAAGAAGCTCGGCGACATCGGCGTCGGCACCGACAAGATCGACGCGATGGCCGCCATGGCCATCGAGGATCCCAGCGCCGGTGGCAATCCGGTGGAACTGACGCTGGAGGCTGCCAAGGCGCTGTTCATCGCCAGCATCTGA
- a CDS encoding aldehyde dehydrogenase family protein → MSKMIQCISPIDGSVYAERPALSLDEARTACAAARSAQKAWAARPLNERIALVEAGVKRLGEMNDEIVPELAHMMGRPTRYGGEFGGVNERTAYMASIAEEALAPIVIENSDAFERRIIREPHGVVFVIAPWNYPYMTAINTVSPALIAGNAVVLKHATQTLLVGERMARAFSEAGLPEGLFVNLFLDHATTEALIGERQFNFINFTGSVGGGRAIERAAAGTFTGLGLELGGKDPGYVMEDADLDAAVATLVDGAMFNSGQCCCGIERIYVNETLYDAFVEKAVALVAKYRLGNPLDPETTLGPMANVRFAAEVRAQTAEAIADGATPMIDPVLFPEDDGGAYLMPQILTGVTHDMRVMRDESFGPVVGIMKVSNDEEAIALMNDCEFGLTASLWTKDAGRASAIGARLETGTVFMNRADYLDPALCWTGCKNTGRGGALSVIGFQNLTRPKSYHLKKA, encoded by the coding sequence ATGAGCAAGATGATCCAGTGCATATCCCCCATCGACGGCTCCGTATACGCGGAGCGCCCCGCGCTCAGCCTGGACGAGGCCCGCACTGCCTGCGCGGCAGCCCGCAGCGCGCAAAAGGCCTGGGCGGCGCGGCCGCTTAATGAACGCATCGCGCTTGTGGAGGCCGGCGTCAAACGGCTCGGCGAGATGAACGACGAGATCGTTCCCGAACTGGCGCACATGATGGGCCGCCCGACCCGCTACGGCGGCGAATTCGGCGGCGTCAACGAGCGCACCGCCTATATGGCGAGCATCGCCGAAGAGGCGCTCGCGCCGATCGTCATCGAGAACTCGGATGCCTTCGAGCGCCGCATCATCCGCGAGCCGCATGGCGTGGTCTTCGTCATCGCGCCATGGAACTACCCCTACATGACGGCGATCAACACGGTCTCGCCGGCGCTGATCGCCGGCAACGCCGTAGTGCTGAAACACGCCACGCAGACGCTGCTCGTGGGCGAGCGCATGGCGCGCGCCTTTTCGGAAGCCGGGCTTCCTGAAGGGCTGTTCGTCAATCTGTTTCTCGACCATGCGACCACCGAGGCGCTGATCGGCGAGCGCCAGTTCAACTTCATCAATTTCACTGGCTCCGTGGGCGGCGGACGCGCCATCGAGCGCGCGGCGGCGGGCACCTTCACCGGCCTGGGGCTGGAACTCGGCGGCAAGGACCCGGGCTACGTGATGGAGGACGCGGATCTGGACGCGGCCGTCGCCACGCTCGTCGATGGCGCCATGTTCAATTCCGGCCAGTGCTGCTGCGGCATCGAGCGGATCTATGTGAACGAGACGCTCTACGACGCCTTCGTGGAAAAGGCCGTCGCCCTTGTCGCCAAATACAGGCTCGGCAACCCGCTCGATCCCGAGACCACGCTCGGCCCCATGGCCAATGTGCGCTTTGCAGCGGAAGTGCGCGCCCAGACGGCGGAAGCCATCGCCGATGGCGCAACCCCGATGATCGATCCGGTGCTGTTTCCTGAAGACGACGGCGGCGCTTACCTGATGCCGCAGATCCTCACAGGCGTCACCCACGACATGCGCGTCATGCGCGACGAGAGTTTTGGACCTGTTGTCGGCATCATGAAGGTGTCGAACGATGAAGAGGCCATCGCACTGATGAACGACTGCGAATTCGGCCTCACCGCCTCGCTGTGGACCAAAGACGCCGGCCGCGCGTCCGCCATCGGCGCGCGGCTCGAAACCGGCACGGTGTTCATGAACCGCGCCGATTATCTCGATCCCGCCCTGTGCTGGACCGGCTGCAAGAACACCGGGCGCGGCGGCGCGCTGTCGGTGATCGGCTTCCAGAACCTGACCCGCCCGAAATCCTACCACCTGAAGAAAGCCTGA